From [Clostridium] symbiosum, a single genomic window includes:
- a CDS encoding endosialidase: MPVVNELIRIEDDGTISFGNYELAAKSKLQDFEYKGDLYKVKTFHEITKLERNGMFVYESVPGTAVNHFAVDDSEITFTVEGNQDAQITVQLEDEHEYEVFIDGVAVGGMTTNVSGKLVLSVELNEGVTTEIKIAGR, from the coding sequence ATGCCAGTAGTTAACGAGTTAATCCGCATCGAGGATGACGGTACAATCAGTTTTGGCAATTATGAATTAGCTGCAAAGTCCAAACTGCAGGATTTCGAATACAAAGGGGACTTATATAAAGTTAAAACGTTTCATGAGATAACAAAACTGGAGAGGAACGGAATGTTCGTTTATGAATCCGTACCGGGAACGGCAGTGAACCATTTTGCAGTTGATGATTCCGAGATAACCTTTACCGTGGAGGGAAACCAGGATGCACAGATTACCGTACAGCTGGAAGACGAACACGAATACGAAGTATTTATCGACGGTGTTGCAGTCGGAGGCATGACGACCAACGTAAGCGGAAAACTTGTTTTAAGCGTGGAACTGAACGAAGGCGTAACGACAGAGATTAAGATTGCAGGAAGATAG
- the radA gene encoding DNA repair protein RadA yields the protein MAKAKTSMFFCSECGFESAKWTGQCPACKAWNTMVEEPVSQVKTVGKGGTSGTRRAPSDARPVTLSEIVLDEEDRIRTGFEELDRVLGSGIVRGSLVLVGGDPGIGKSTLLLQVCRNLAGQKQKVLYISGEESLKQIKLRANRIGTVDGPLSFLCETNLGTIEEVIKRTMPDAVVIDSIQTMYMEEVTSAPGSVSQVRECTNILMQIAKGLGVMVFIIGHVTKEGVVAGPRVLEHMVDTVLYFEGDRHASYRILRGIKNRFGSTNEIGVFEMKEEGLAEVKNPSEFMLDGRPAGASGAVAACSLEGTRPIMLEVQALVTKTNFGMPRRTAAGTDYNRVNLLMAVLEKRCRYELSQFDAYVNIAGGMKMNEPALDLAIVMALISSYKDRPVDEKTVIFGEVGLSGEVRAVSMSEQRVNEAVKLGFTRCIMPQVSLEKLKKRKDIELAGVSNVREAINLI from the coding sequence ATGGCAAAAGCGAAGACGAGCATGTTTTTTTGCAGTGAATGCGGTTTTGAGTCGGCGAAGTGGACCGGACAGTGTCCGGCCTGCAAAGCGTGGAATACGATGGTGGAGGAGCCTGTTTCCCAGGTAAAGACGGTGGGAAAGGGCGGAACGTCAGGAACCAGGCGGGCGCCTTCGGACGCCAGGCCGGTGACACTGTCGGAGATTGTGCTGGATGAGGAAGACAGAATAAGGACAGGATTCGAGGAGCTGGACCGCGTGCTTGGTTCCGGAATTGTGAGGGGTTCCCTTGTCCTGGTGGGCGGCGATCCGGGTATCGGAAAGTCTACGCTGCTTTTACAGGTCTGTAGAAATCTGGCAGGGCAGAAGCAGAAAGTCCTCTATATTTCGGGTGAGGAGTCATTAAAGCAGATCAAGCTCCGGGCTAACCGGATTGGAACTGTGGACGGCCCTCTTTCATTTCTCTGTGAGACAAATCTGGGCACAATTGAGGAAGTGATTAAGAGAACCATGCCCGACGCCGTTGTCATCGACTCAATACAGACGATGTATATGGAGGAGGTCACCTCCGCTCCGGGCAGTGTGAGCCAAGTGCGGGAGTGTACCAATATTCTGATGCAGATTGCAAAGGGCCTGGGCGTGATGGTCTTTATTATCGGACATGTAACAAAGGAGGGCGTGGTGGCCGGCCCGAGAGTGCTGGAACATATGGTGGATACGGTGCTGTATTTTGAGGGGGACCGTCATGCCTCCTACCGCATTCTGAGAGGGATTAAGAACCGGTTCGGTTCCACCAATGAGATCGGCGTATTTGAGATGAAGGAGGAAGGACTTGCCGAGGTGAAGAATCCTTCGGAATTCATGCTGGACGGACGTCCCGCCGGAGCGTCAGGTGCGGTGGCGGCCTGTTCCCTGGAGGGAACAAGACCGATTATGCTGGAGGTTCAGGCCCTCGTGACAAAGACGAATTTTGGAATGCCCAGAAGAACAGCGGCCGGTACGGACTACAACCGCGTTAATCTCCTGATGGCAGTACTGGAAAAACGGTGCCGGTACGAGCTGTCCCAGTTCGACGCCTACGTTAATATCGCCGGAGGAATGAAGATGAATGAACCGGCCCTTGACCTGGCTATTGTGATGGCGCTCATTTCTAGCTATAAAGACCGGCCGGTGGATGAAAAGACGGTGATATTCGGGGAGGTCGGCCTCTCGGGTGAGGTGAGGGCCGTGTCCATGTCGGAACAGAGGGTGAATGAGGCGGTAAAACTCGGCTTTACACGATGCATCATGCCGCAGGTGAGCCTGGAGAAACTGAAAAAGAGGAAAGATATTGAGCTTGCCGGAGTCAGCAATGTGAGGGAAGCGATTAACCTGATTTAG
- a CDS encoding diguanylate cyclase has product MDILLETKAKEFVCRLQRAYLVERDVQKVLSCMDEDVEWIGTGEQEIGRGIRNAEEFLEQEYRLFPGSFAIVEEEYNVRILDGHTVSIFGMLVVQETGREEIFESQRIRMTLLCREEDGEFRILQIHMSAGSENQKENEFFPRTVQENNTGSLIRLLDEQAILLREQNENLNALMENVPGGVMCCEFNENLDLLQYSRGFLDMFGYTREEMEHEFKNQFKRLIYPDDLEATWKSVCEQLARGKTKKIEYRVICRDGSLMAVLDHGQLVEREGKEVFYCILTDVTENRKVLEELRLSLERHRIIMEQTNDIIFEWNMADDSISFSDNWVKKFGYYPISENVSSMASVSHVHPDDLPVLMNAVRDMRRDVAVREIEIRIAKNDGSYLWCRIKIALQEARQSSRKKAIGVISDIDKEKRNVDMLVEKALHDALTGLYNKAATAELGGKYIEKATADCPCAFVIIDLDNFKYINDVYGHLSGDVLLSDIALLLKRTFRSGDIIGRIGGDEFVVIMPGARSQDVISDKFGQIRERMEEFLERDGYMLSCSAGAAFAPLDGCDYQTLYKNADLALYKAKEKGKNQCTFYHSILQAENSIRRSAAQLPAEPRGQEDYRNQTLGEYVFTVLQQEEDISKAISQVLEIVGRQFGVSRVYIFEDSEDGATCSNTFEWCNEGVKPQKDFLQDMEYTDGNRYDELFDENGIFYCRDINDLTGRTKDVLASQEIISMLQCLLKNRKKRSGFIGFDQCWEKRIWTREQINVLSTVSGAVGVFLTQLRMEKKIKKLLLTRS; this is encoded by the coding sequence ATGGACATATTACTTGAGACGAAAGCAAAAGAATTTGTCTGCCGGCTTCAGAGAGCCTACCTGGTGGAGCGTGATGTGCAGAAGGTTTTATCCTGCATGGATGAAGATGTGGAATGGATAGGGACCGGAGAACAGGAGATTGGACGCGGAATCAGAAACGCGGAGGAATTTCTGGAACAGGAGTACCGGTTGTTTCCAGGCTCATTTGCCATTGTGGAAGAAGAGTATAATGTGAGAATCCTGGACGGGCATACGGTTTCAATATTTGGCATGCTGGTAGTGCAGGAGACGGGAAGAGAAGAGATTTTTGAGAGCCAGAGAATCCGTATGACTCTGTTGTGCCGGGAAGAGGACGGAGAGTTCAGGATCCTGCAGATACATATGTCCGCCGGAAGTGAAAACCAGAAGGAAAATGAGTTTTTCCCGAGAACGGTGCAGGAGAATAACACGGGAAGCTTGATACGGCTTCTGGACGAGCAGGCAATTTTACTGAGAGAACAGAACGAAAACCTGAACGCATTGATGGAAAATGTGCCGGGCGGCGTTATGTGCTGTGAATTTAATGAGAATTTGGATTTGCTTCAGTACAGCCGTGGCTTTCTTGATATGTTCGGATATACCAGGGAAGAGATGGAGCATGAATTTAAGAATCAGTTCAAGCGTCTGATTTATCCCGATGATCTGGAAGCAACATGGAAATCCGTATGTGAACAGCTTGCCAGGGGGAAGACAAAGAAGATAGAGTACCGTGTTATCTGCCGGGACGGCAGCCTGATGGCAGTCTTAGATCACGGCCAGCTGGTGGAGCGGGAAGGAAAGGAAGTATTTTACTGTATTCTGACCGACGTCACTGAAAACCGTAAAGTTCTGGAGGAGCTCCGGCTGAGCCTGGAGAGACACCGGATCATCATGGAACAGACTAATGATATCATCTTTGAGTGGAACATGGCGGACGATTCGATTTCTTTTTCCGACAACTGGGTGAAGAAATTCGGTTATTATCCGATTTCAGAGAATGTCAGCTCGATGGCATCCGTCAGTCATGTCCATCCGGACGATCTGCCGGTTCTGATGAATGCGGTCCGTGATATGAGGAGGGATGTGGCGGTCAGGGAGATAGAAATCCGGATCGCAAAGAATGATGGGTCCTATCTTTGGTGCCGGATTAAGATTGCCCTTCAGGAAGCCAGACAGTCCAGCAGAAAAAAGGCAATCGGCGTTATCTCAGATATAGACAAAGAGAAGAGAAATGTGGATATGCTGGTGGAGAAGGCGCTTCATGATGCGCTGACCGGCCTCTATAACAAAGCGGCGACGGCGGAACTCGGAGGCAAATATATTGAGAAAGCCACCGCAGATTGTCCCTGTGCATTTGTCATTATCGATTTGGATAATTTTAAATATATTAATGATGTTTATGGCCATTTGAGCGGAGACGTTCTGCTCTCCGATATTGCCCTGCTGCTGAAACGCACCTTCCGTTCGGGAGATATCATCGGCAGGATTGGCGGGGACGAGTTCGTGGTGATTATGCCGGGAGCGCGTTCCCAGGACGTGATATCGGATAAATTTGGACAAATCCGGGAGCGGATGGAAGAGTTCCTCGAGCGCGACGGCTACATGTTATCCTGCAGCGCCGGAGCGGCATTTGCCCCCCTGGACGGCTGTGATTACCAGACCCTATATAAAAATGCCGATTTGGCGCTTTATAAGGCGAAGGAGAAGGGGAAGAACCAGTGTACTTTTTACCATTCGATCCTGCAGGCGGAGAACAGCATCAGACGCAGCGCCGCCCAGCTTCCGGCAGAGCCAAGGGGGCAGGAAGATTACAGGAACCAGACGCTGGGTGAGTATGTATTTACCGTGCTGCAGCAGGAGGAAGACATTTCCAAAGCCATATCACAGGTTCTGGAGATTGTGGGCAGGCAGTTTGGGGTCAGCCGCGTCTATATATTTGAAGATTCAGAGGATGGAGCGACCTGTTCCAATACATTTGAATGGTGCAATGAAGGGGTGAAGCCGCAGAAGGATTTCCTTCAGGACATGGAGTATACGGATGGCAACCGGTACGATGAACTGTTTGATGAGAATGGAATTTTCTACTGCCGCGACATCAATGATCTCACCGGCAGGACAAAGGATGTGCTTGCATCACAGGAAATCATTTCCATGCTGCAATGTCTTTTAAAAAACAGAAAGAAAAGGAGCGGATTCATCGGTTTTGACCAGTGCTGGGAAAAACGCATCTGGACCCGGGAGCAGATTAATGTGCTCAGCACCGTATCCGGAGCGGTCGGAGTGTTTCTGACGCAGCTTCGGATGGAAAAGAAGATAAAAAAGCTGTTATTGACACGTTCTTGA
- a CDS encoding HPr family phosphocarrier protein, translated as MKQRRIMLGTVEDAKNFVAAATKCDFDIDVFYNRVVIDAKSLLGVMSLDMTRVLTVEYNGENKDFEAFLDRTAVKAVTAA; from the coding sequence ATGAAACAGAGAAGAATTATGTTAGGAACTGTAGAAGATGCAAAAAATTTTGTAGCAGCTGCAACGAAATGCGATTTCGATATTGATGTATTTTATAACCGCGTCGTGATTGACGCCAAATCTCTTTTAGGCGTAATGAGCCTTGATATGACGAGAGTACTGACAGTAGAATATAACGGAGAGAATAAAGATTTTGAAGCATTTCTTGATAGGACGGCGGTAAAAGCTGTCACAGCTGCTTAA
- a CDS encoding ATP-dependent DNA helicase, whose product MEMKGKQIRVSVRNLVEFVLRSGDIDNRRTAIDQKEAMLAGGRIHRKIQKKMGSGYQSEVVLKCTVEEDGFEILVEGRADGIIREGNRATIDEIKGVYLDIGDLEEAVEIHLAQAMCYGYFYGSQENLDELTIQVTYCNLDTEEIKRFQVIKTTEELKEWFMGLIHEYVKWARYLHHNAERRDESLKELEFPFPYREGQRELAVSVYRTEARRRKLFIQAPTGIGKTLSTVFPSLKAIGEGHGDKLFYLTAKTITRGVAEEAFAILRERGLYFRSVTITAKDKLCFLDKPECNPDACPYAKGHFDRVNDAVYEIVHKEFGITRDVILRYAEKFQVCPFEFCLDISSFVDGIICDYNYVFDPDVRLKRYFADGAKGEYIFLIDEAHNLVPRAREMYSAALIKEDVLAAKRLVKEKSAGLTKQLERVNKILLEMKRDSEGWQILPDADHLVTALTSLFSVLEKFMDDYKGNDGREELLDFYFCVRNFLNIYERVDEHYRIYTELTEYGNFMIKLLCVNPIVHIGECLAQGNSTVFFSATLLPIKYYRQLLSNDEEDYTVYVNSPFPQENRLLLAATDVTSRYTRRNRAEYKKILEYIRQAAEVKKGNYIVFFPSYQYMDRVLELVDSGRILRPDGDDEVMAEDGIEWLVQGNRMSDSEREDFLKEFEKEREHSLVACCVMGGLFSEGIDLKEERLIGAVIVGTGLPMVCTEQEILKGYFDEEEQEGFAFAYQYPGMNKVMQAAGRVIRTAADKGIILLLDDRFLRNDYRELFPREWSDCSRVTLRTVRTQLEEFWSRR is encoded by the coding sequence ATGGAGATGAAAGGGAAGCAGATACGGGTTTCCGTGCGGAACCTGGTGGAATTTGTCCTGCGCTCCGGAGATATAGATAACAGAAGGACCGCGATTGACCAGAAAGAGGCCATGCTGGCGGGAGGCCGCATCCACCGGAAGATCCAGAAAAAGATGGGATCCGGTTATCAGTCCGAGGTGGTGTTAAAGTGCACCGTGGAGGAGGACGGCTTTGAAATTCTGGTAGAAGGAAGAGCCGACGGCATTATCCGGGAGGGAAACCGCGCGACGATCGATGAGATTAAGGGCGTTTACCTGGATATTGGAGATCTGGAAGAGGCGGTGGAAATCCATTTGGCCCAGGCCATGTGTTACGGTTATTTTTACGGTTCGCAGGAGAACCTGGATGAATTGACGATACAGGTGACTTACTGTAATCTGGATACGGAAGAGATCAAACGGTTTCAGGTGATTAAGACCACAGAGGAACTGAAGGAATGGTTTATGGGCCTGATTCACGAGTATGTCAAATGGGCCAGATACCTGCACCACAATGCGGAACGCCGCGATGAATCCCTGAAAGAGCTGGAGTTTCCCTTCCCTTACAGGGAAGGGCAGAGGGAGCTGGCGGTCAGCGTGTACAGGACCGAAGCGAGAAGGCGGAAACTCTTTATCCAGGCTCCGACCGGAATTGGAAAGACGCTTTCCACCGTATTCCCCAGCTTAAAAGCAATTGGTGAGGGTCACGGAGATAAACTTTTTTACCTGACGGCCAAAACGATCACAAGAGGGGTGGCGGAGGAGGCATTTGCTATTCTGAGGGAGCGCGGCCTTTATTTCCGTTCCGTCACCATAACGGCCAAGGATAAGCTCTGTTTTCTGGATAAACCGGAATGCAATCCGGATGCCTGCCCCTATGCAAAGGGCCACTTTGACAGGGTGAATGATGCGGTTTATGAGATCGTCCATAAGGAATTCGGGATAACGAGAGACGTGATACTACGGTATGCGGAAAAATTCCAGGTCTGCCCCTTTGAATTCTGTCTCGATATCAGCAGCTTTGTGGACGGTATTATCTGTGATTATAATTACGTTTTTGATCCCGATGTGCGGCTCAAACGTTACTTTGCAGACGGGGCCAAAGGGGAATATATTTTCCTGATTGACGAGGCCCATAACCTGGTGCCGAGGGCGCGGGAGATGTACAGCGCCGCTCTGATAAAGGAAGACGTGCTGGCGGCAAAACGCCTTGTGAAGGAGAAGTCCGCCGGCCTTACTAAGCAGTTGGAACGCGTCAATAAAATTCTGCTGGAAATGAAACGAGACAGCGAGGGCTGGCAGATCCTGCCCGATGCGGATCACCTGGTGACGGCGTTGACCTCCCTGTTCTCGGTACTGGAAAAGTTTATGGACGACTATAAGGGGAATGACGGTCGGGAGGAGCTGCTGGATTTCTATTTTTGTGTGAGAAATTTCCTGAATATTTATGAGAGGGTGGACGAGCATTACCGTATTTATACGGAACTGACGGAGTACGGGAACTTTATGATTAAACTGCTCTGTGTAAATCCCATCGTCCATATCGGAGAATGCCTTGCACAGGGAAACAGCACGGTGTTTTTCTCGGCAACCCTCCTTCCCATCAAGTATTACAGACAGCTTTTAAGCAATGATGAGGAGGATTATACGGTTTACGTCAATTCGCCGTTTCCGCAGGAGAACCGCCTTCTGCTGGCGGCTACCGATGTGACGAGCCGCTATACGAGGAGAAACCGGGCCGAATACAAAAAGATACTGGAATATATCCGCCAGGCGGCGGAAGTAAAGAAGGGAAACTATATCGTGTTTTTCCCTTCCTACCAATATATGGACCGTGTCCTGGAACTGGTGGACAGCGGGCGGATCCTGCGTCCGGACGGAGACGATGAAGTGATGGCGGAAGACGGAATTGAGTGGCTGGTACAGGGAAACCGGATGAGCGATTCGGAGCGTGAGGATTTTTTAAAGGAATTTGAGAAAGAGCGGGAGCATTCCCTGGTGGCGTGCTGCGTCATGGGAGGCCTGTTTTCCGAAGGAATTGATCTGAAAGAAGAAAGGCTGATCGGAGCTGTCATCGTCGGGACGGGACTTCCAATGGTATGTACGGAGCAGGAGATATTAAAGGGGTACTTTGATGAGGAGGAACAGGAAGGATTTGCCTTCGCCTATCAGTATCCGGGCATGAACAAAGTCATGCAGGCGGCGGGCCGTGTAATCCGGACGGCAGCCGATAAGGGAATTATCCTGCTTCTGGACGACAGGTTCCTGAGGAATGACTACCGGGAACTGTTTCCCAGGGAATGGAGCGATTGCAGCAGGGTGACGCTTCGAACGGTCAGAACACAACTGGAGGAATTCTGGTCCCGCCGGTAA